Genomic window (Candidatus Methylarchaceae archaeon HK02M2):
AAATGTAATATTTGATGCAGAGCACTTTTTTGATGGCTTTAAGGATAATTATGAATACGCTGTAAGGGTGGTTAAAACAGCGGAAAAAGCAGGAGCAAATGTGATAGTGCTTTGTGATACAAATGGAGGAACATTAACCATGGATATTCAGAATATAATTGAGAAAGTTAAGGTTGAATTAGAGACCCCTCTGGGTATTCACTGTCATAATGATTCTGGGCTTGCGATTGCCAATACTATAATATCAATATTTACAGGAGTGAGGCATATACAATGTACGATAAATGGCCTTGGAGAAAGATGTGGTAATACAGATCTTTGCCAAATTTTACCAACTCTCCATTTTAAGATGGGTCTAAGAGCTTTATCTAATGATAAACCAATAAACGAGCAGTTAAAGAAATTATTAACACTATCCAAGTACGTTTATAATTTAGTAAATTTGCCACCTAATCCCTATCAACCTTATGTAGGAAAGAATGCTTTTGCCCATAAAGGTGGGGTGCATATAGATGCTATATTGAAGCAGCCGAAAGCTTATGAGCATATTGATCCAATTTTAGTTGGTAATCGTAGAGAACTTTCTATCTCAGAACTATCTGGAAGAGCTAGTATAGTAAATATGGCTCAAGAATTAGGGCTTAAGTTGGATAAGCAAAGCGATATAGTGGATAAAGTACTTGAGAAAATAAAGCTAATGGAAGCCCAAGGTTATCGAGTTGAAGATGCTATTGCTACATTACATCTCATTCTTTTAAGAGTCATGGGCTATCAACTTGATCCCTTTCAAGTCAAACGTTGGAAAGTTTCGACGATGAAAAATGAAATTAATTTTACAAGCGGAGAAATCATGGTTAAAGTTGGCGATGAAGTTTTGCATGAGGTTT
Coding sequences:
- the cimA gene encoding citramalate synthase, with protein sequence MEFDLDIEILDTTLRDGAQTYGVGFSLQDKLSIAQRLDELGVRYIEGGWPSSNPKDMEFFKAIKKIPLRNSEVVAFGSTRRKNLLPSEDEKLNSLLEIGVDTLVIFGKSWDLHVTDVLHTTLEENLAMVKDSIEYLKSHDINVIFDAEHFFDGFKDNYEYAVRVVKTAEKAGANVIVLCDTNGGTLTMDIQNIIEKVKVELETPLGIHCHNDSGLAIANTIISIFTGVRHIQCTINGLGERCGNTDLCQILPTLHFKMGLRALSNDKPINEQLKKLLTLSKYVYNLVNLPPNPYQPYVGKNAFAHKGGVHIDAILKQPKAYEHIDPILVGNRRELSISELSGRASIVNMAQELGLKLDKQSDIVDKVLEKIKLMEAQGYRVEDAIATLHLILLRVMGYQLDPFQVKRWKVSTMKNEINFTSGEIMVKVGDEVLHEVSVGVGPVHALDQALRKALLKCFPQLKNVKLLNYKVTVVDSGSGTASSVRTFIEFKDNDFYWATTAVSEDIINASAMALVDGYTYRLILHELKGLRI